In a single window of the Pontibacter russatus genome:
- a CDS encoding SMP-30/gluconolactonase/LRE family protein, translating to MKNSFSLLFLAAALYSCSGDTENKETLETETAANEAPAEPTLTKAWETDTVMTTAESTLYDKDADIIYVSNIQGDHSTKDGEGFISTLRPDGTVAQLKWVTGLNAPKGMALLDGKLYVTDIDEVVEINVADSAIANRYPVQGATFLNDAATDGEKIYVTDSSKGTVHVLEDGKVITVAEGLEGINGLSFNEAGELFVLDGKGLRKYNMQDKSIEPVNETVTGGDGLVIIDDSTYLASRWQGEIYLIRNGKEHLLLDTKGEESNTADIDYIADEQLVLVPTFLKNRVVAYKLDY from the coding sequence ATGAAGAATTCCTTTTCGCTCCTGTTCCTCGCTGCTGCCTTGTACTCCTGCTCCGGAGACACAGAAAACAAGGAAACCCTGGAAACAGAAACTGCCGCCAACGAGGCACCCGCGGAGCCCACCCTCACCAAGGCCTGGGAGACCGACACGGTGATGACCACAGCCGAATCGACCCTCTACGATAAAGACGCCGATATCATCTATGTCAGCAACATCCAGGGCGACCACTCTACCAAAGACGGGGAAGGCTTTATCTCCACGCTGCGGCCCGACGGGACCGTTGCGCAGCTGAAGTGGGTAACGGGGCTGAACGCGCCGAAGGGCATGGCCCTGCTGGACGGCAAGCTTTACGTCACTGACATCGACGAGGTGGTGGAGATAAACGTGGCCGACAGCGCTATCGCAAACCGCTATCCGGTGCAGGGCGCCACCTTCCTGAACGATGCGGCAACAGACGGCGAGAAAATCTACGTGACCGACTCCTCGAAAGGAACCGTGCATGTGCTGGAGGACGGAAAGGTCATCACCGTAGCCGAAGGGCTGGAGGGCATCAACGGGCTATCCTTTAACGAGGCGGGTGAGCTGTTTGTGCTAGACGGAAAAGGACTGCGCAAGTACAACATGCAGGACAAGAGCATCGAACCCGTGAATGAAACAGTAACCGGGGGCGACGGCCTGGTCATCATCGACGACAGCACCTACCTCGCCAGCCGCTGGCAGGGGGAAATCTATTTGATCCGCAACGGCAAGGAGCACCTGCTGCTCGACACCAAGGGCGAAGAGTCCAACACCGCTGACATTGATTATATCGCGGATGAGCAACTGGTGCTGGTGCCAACCTTCCTCAAGAACAGGGTAGTAGCCTATAAGCTTGATTATTAG
- a CDS encoding acyltransferase family protein, protein MQAVSTPETEQSVASAPIVNPAAPRVQRVASIDVYRGFVMLLMMAEVLSLPAVAEALPESSFWRFLAFHQSHVPWTWLSLHDLIQPSFTFLVGVVLPYSVASRLAKGAIFKSLLGHAIKRSLILIFLGIFLRSMHSEQTNFTFEDTLTQIGLGYTFLFILGFYSQRVQLAALLLILGGYWLAFALYPLPGAAFDYMASGVTPDWAHNLSGFAAHWNKNTNLAWAFDRWFLNLFPRESPFLYNGGGYATLSFIPTLGTMILGLLAGNRLKSAGTDREKLRFFVITGMSLMAFGVLLHVTGINPVVKRIWTPAWTVFSGGICFLFLAFFYAVIDVAHQKKWSFFLMVIGVNSIAAYVIADGGIKTVIMDSLYIHLGQNFDNVFGPAYATLVAGGLVLLFEWLILYWMYKRRIFIKI, encoded by the coding sequence ATGCAAGCTGTATCTACCCCCGAAACGGAACAGTCCGTTGCCTCTGCCCCCATTGTGAATCCGGCTGCCCCCCGTGTGCAGCGGGTCGCCTCGATTGATGTGTACCGGGGCTTCGTCATGCTGCTGATGATGGCGGAGGTGCTGTCGCTCCCCGCCGTGGCCGAAGCCCTGCCCGAAAGCTCGTTCTGGCGGTTCCTGGCGTTTCACCAAAGCCATGTGCCTTGGACGTGGCTCAGCCTGCACGACCTGATTCAGCCGTCCTTCACGTTTCTGGTAGGGGTGGTGCTGCCCTACTCCGTGGCCAGTCGCCTGGCGAAAGGGGCAATTTTCAAGTCTTTGTTGGGGCATGCCATCAAGCGCTCCCTGATCCTGATTTTCCTGGGTATTTTCCTGCGTTCGATGCATTCGGAGCAGACCAATTTCACGTTTGAGGATACCCTTACCCAGATTGGCCTGGGCTATACCTTTCTGTTTATTTTAGGGTTTTACTCGCAGCGCGTGCAACTCGCGGCGCTCCTGCTCATTTTGGGTGGCTATTGGCTGGCCTTTGCCCTGTACCCCTTGCCCGGCGCCGCCTTTGACTATATGGCCTCGGGCGTAACCCCCGACTGGGCGCACAACCTGAGCGGGTTCGCGGCGCACTGGAACAAAAACACGAACCTTGCCTGGGCTTTCGACCGCTGGTTCCTGAACCTCTTCCCCCGGGAGAGCCCCTTTCTGTACAATGGCGGCGGCTATGCCACGCTGAGTTTTATCCCTACGCTGGGCACCATGATTCTGGGCCTGCTGGCGGGCAACAGGCTGAAGTCGGCTGGCACAGACAGGGAGAAGCTGAGGTTTTTTGTCATAACCGGCATGAGCCTGATGGCCTTCGGCGTGCTGCTGCACGTTACCGGCATCAACCCTGTCGTGAAGCGCATCTGGACCCCGGCGTGGACTGTCTTCAGCGGGGGCATCTGTTTTCTGTTCCTGGCTTTCTTTTATGCTGTGATAGACGTGGCGCACCAGAAGAAATGGTCTTTCTTCCTGATGGTGATCGGTGTCAACTCCATCGCCGCCTATGTCATCGCCGACGGCGGCATCAAAACGGTCATCATGGACTCGCTCTACATACATTTAGGCCAGAACTTCGATAATGTGTTTGGTCCGGCCTATGCCACGCTGGTTGCCGGCGGGCTGGTGCTGTTATTCGAATGGCTGATTCTGTACTGGATGTATAAGAGGAGGATATTTATTAAAATATAG
- a CDS encoding IS5 family transposase, giving the protein MESQYKRLTDSQWEVVWQSLPIERKRKHSLRVIVDAIFYMLRVAGQWRNLPEGLFPKWQLVYYYFDKWQADGTLERLNFTLNIRERNRQGKEASPSLLSIDSQPVKVAPFVSGETGVDCNKKVNGRKRHLITDTLGLVWGVVVHSANKADGALAGRVVAPLRGYLHRMEKILADAAYEQVFMEWVSENLLGVELEISSKPPGTAGFVPVKWRWVTERAFGMFNFFRRLDKDHEKTPRSAESWVLWHSCQIILNR; this is encoded by the coding sequence ATGGAATCTCAGTACAAGAGACTTACTGACTCGCAATGGGAAGTGGTTTGGCAATCGTTGCCTATAGAGAGAAAACGCAAACACTCGCTGCGAGTTATAGTGGACGCTATTTTTTACATGCTCCGGGTGGCCGGCCAGTGGCGCAACCTGCCTGAGGGGCTTTTCCCCAAGTGGCAACTGGTGTATTACTACTTCGACAAGTGGCAGGCGGACGGCACGCTGGAGAGGCTCAACTTCACGCTCAACATCAGGGAGCGCAACAGGCAGGGCAAAGAAGCCTCGCCGAGTCTGCTGAGCATTGACTCGCAGCCTGTTAAAGTGGCTCCTTTTGTGTCTGGGGAGACGGGCGTGGACTGCAACAAGAAGGTCAATGGAAGAAAGCGGCACCTGATCACCGACACCCTGGGGCTGGTGTGGGGCGTGGTGGTGCACAGCGCCAACAAGGCCGATGGGGCGCTGGCCGGGCGGGTGGTGGCCCCGCTCAGGGGGTACCTGCACCGGATGGAGAAGATACTGGCCGATGCGGCCTATGAGCAGGTGTTCATGGAGTGGGTGAGCGAAAACCTGCTGGGAGTGGAACTGGAGATAAGCTCCAAACCACCGGGCACAGCGGGCTTTGTGCCCGTCAAGTGGCGATGGGTGACAGAGCGGGCTTTCGGCATGTTCAACTTCTTCAGAAGGCTCGATAAGGACCATGAAAAAACACCCCGAAGCGCCGAAAGCTGGGTGCTGTGGCATAGCTGCCAAATTATATTGAACAGATAA
- a CDS encoding thioredoxin family protein, with product MRTQLFVILFLVIEVAEAQNATGVKFEQGLSWAQVQEKAKQENKYIFVDVFTTWCGPCKLMDRDVFPRQKVGEFFNAYFISVKVQADTTEKDTEEVRKWHEAARALAKAYNISSYPTFLFFDPEGELVHRLNGGSPTGEEFIAKAEAALGGYHRQKRQFQTGERDPAFLLGLIKSAQLMNDRETLPAVTNEYLATQQDLLTEENLRLISTATARTTDPGFAVLRDRADRADSVLGEGTSREIVRTVVFDELVFPHLKINGVKKDYGGGMVSYSGEVNKDVDWEEIEKRLNLEFPDLAEEIMVTSKPMYYKWLQDWPAFVSSVSSYRSKIDKTRLNSYANDVFLFSEDPQSLRQALGWSRGTLVGDNKKNPLFLSTYANLLYKTGKKEEAIKVMEEAAELAGEGGGHLTEVIAKMKSGKETW from the coding sequence ATGAGAACACAACTTTTTGTTATTCTATTCCTTGTTATAGAAGTTGCAGAGGCCCAGAACGCCACAGGAGTTAAGTTTGAGCAGGGGCTCAGCTGGGCGCAGGTCCAGGAAAAGGCAAAGCAGGAAAATAAATACATCTTCGTGGACGTGTTCACCACTTGGTGCGGTCCCTGCAAGCTGATGGACAGGGATGTCTTCCCCCGGCAGAAGGTCGGCGAGTTCTTCAACGCTTACTTCATAAGTGTCAAAGTCCAGGCGGACACTACCGAGAAGGACACGGAAGAAGTGAGAAAGTGGCACGAGGCTGCTCGGGCCTTGGCCAAGGCCTACAACATCAGCAGTTACCCCACCTTTCTCTTTTTTGACCCAGAAGGAGAGCTTGTCCACAGGCTGAACGGGGGCTCACCCACCGGGGAGGAGTTCATAGCAAAGGCAGAAGCCGCCCTGGGCGGGTACCACAGGCAGAAGCGGCAGTTCCAGACCGGGGAAAGAGACCCGGCGTTCCTCTTAGGGCTAATCAAGTCAGCGCAGCTGATGAATGACAGGGAAACGCTTCCCGCCGTCACGAACGAGTACCTGGCAACCCAGCAGGATCTCCTGACCGAGGAGAACCTGAGGCTCATCTCCACGGCAACCGCCAGAACGACAGACCCGGGCTTTGCGGTTCTAAGAGACCGCGCCGACAGGGCCGACTCGGTTTTAGGGGAGGGGACGAGCAGAGAAATAGTCAGGACGGTTGTCTTTGACGAGCTGGTTTTTCCGCACCTGAAAATCAACGGCGTCAAGAAGGACTATGGCGGCGGGATGGTCTCCTATTCGGGCGAGGTGAACAAAGACGTGGACTGGGAGGAAATAGAAAAGAGGCTGAACCTGGAGTTCCCGGATCTGGCAGAGGAAATAATGGTGACTTCAAAGCCCATGTATTACAAGTGGCTGCAGGACTGGCCGGCGTTTGTCAGCAGCGTTTCTTCATACAGAAGCAAAATAGACAAAACCCGGCTGAACAGCTACGCCAACGACGTCTTCCTCTTTAGCGAGGACCCGCAAAGCCTGAGACAGGCTTTGGGCTGGTCAAGAGGTACGTTAGTGGGGGACAATAAGAAGAACCCCCTTTTCTTGTCCACCTATGCGAATTTGTTGTACAAGACAGGAAAGAAGGAGGAGGCCATAAAAGTCATGGAAGAAGCGGCTGAGCTGGCAGGAGAGGGAGGAGGCCACCTGACGGAGGTTATCGCCAAAATGAAGAGTGGCAAGGAAACATGGTGA
- a CDS encoding transposase, with the protein MVENQSGKMNSKAKISKHGNSHTRKKLYMPALALKAVSLKVRICRALYERLTGKGKKKMIVYMVVQKKLLILIYTLWKKDETWS; encoded by the coding sequence GTGGTGGAGAATCAGTCGGGCAAGATGAACAGCAAGGCGAAAATCTCTAAGCATGGCAACAGCCACACCAGGAAGAAACTTTACATGCCGGCCTTGGCCTTGAAGGCGGTGAGCCTAAAGGTGCGGATCTGCCGGGCGCTTTACGAACGGCTGACGGGGAAGGGGAAAAAGAAGATGATAGTCTACATGGTCGTGCAGAAGAAGCTTCTGATCCTGATTTACACCCTGTGGAAGAAAGATGAGACATGGTCGTAG
- a CDS encoding IS110 family transposase, translating into MVKASRKFSPPKGFAEASIWGELLYILEATGDIAWQLYQAEQKEIIVLPNRAKKYPEPGLQSKNDWIGRHDPEAERNLRPWQPLSCQLYLLRKLTREHEQVHQMRTEGSNHLHAATPCWPAWSGYRKP; encoded by the coding sequence GTGGTGAAAGCCTCCCGCAAATTCTCACCCCCCAAAGGCTTTGCCGAGGCGAGCATATGGGGAGAGCTGCTCTACATCTTGGAGGCCACCGGTGACATAGCCTGGCAGCTGTATCAGGCAGAACAGAAGGAAATCATCGTGCTTCCTAACAGGGCAAAAAAATACCCAGAGCCTGGGTTGCAGTCCAAGAACGACTGGATAGGACGCCATGACCCTGAAGCGGAAAGGAACCTGAGGCCCTGGCAGCCTTTGAGCTGCCAACTCTACCTGCTGCGCAAACTCACCCGTGAGCATGAGCAGGTTCATCAAATGCGCACCGAGGGCAGTAACCATCTGCACGCCGCCACTCCATGCTGGCCAGCATGGAGTGGCTATAGAAAACCCTGA